One window of the Pedobacter ginsengisoli genome contains the following:
- a CDS encoding DUF6686 family protein: MCQPRVLTSTGKTVISCCASCKMYYIWHHNLVLNFPAQGFSSFKDVVSTICFESNSLPFPDGQDRIILHTPNDDISFAFDLTELEDFRTALAEAAYMNEVYMLMEKER; the protein is encoded by the coding sequence ATGTGTCAGCCAAGGGTATTAACATCCACAGGAAAAACGGTTATAAGCTGCTGTGCAAGCTGCAAGATGTACTATATATGGCATCACAATCTGGTGCTCAACTTTCCTGCCCAGGGTTTTAGCTCCTTTAAAGATGTTGTTAGTACAATATGTTTTGAAAGCAATTCATTACCATTTCCTGATGGGCAAGATCGCATTATTTTGCATACCCCTAATGATGATATCAGTTTCGCCTTTGATCTAACCGAGTTAGAAGATTTTAGAACAGCTCTTGCAGAAGCGGCATACATGAATGAAGTGTATATGCTGATGGAAAAGGAAAGATAA
- a CDS encoding Ku protein: MKSIWKGAIGFGLVNIPVKLYSAVQNSNLDFDMLDERDHARIKYKRVNENTGKEVPYEKIVKGYQLNENYIVLDEHDFEEASPEKTKIIELEQFVDISEINPIYYETSYYTQPENQGKKAYSLLLNALVKSKKAGVARFVFRNTENLCVIHPLDEMLVVTKIRFEEEIRSPKEIKLKIEKGITSKELEIGMALIAQYSGDFDISSFKDEYRVELLSIIKAKAKGKRPIIKKMKSQQASSNDLYSQLMESLTKKKGA; encoded by the coding sequence ATGAAATCGATTTGGAAAGGAGCTATTGGCTTTGGCCTTGTAAATATTCCTGTAAAGCTTTACTCAGCTGTGCAGAATAGTAATCTTGATTTCGATATGCTTGATGAAAGAGATCATGCAAGAATAAAATATAAACGTGTAAATGAGAACACTGGCAAAGAAGTTCCGTACGAAAAAATAGTTAAAGGATACCAGCTCAATGAAAATTATATTGTACTTGATGAACATGATTTTGAAGAGGCTAGTCCGGAAAAAACCAAAATTATTGAACTGGAGCAGTTTGTTGACATAAGTGAAATAAACCCAATTTATTACGAAACCTCATATTATACCCAACCAGAAAATCAAGGAAAAAAAGCTTATTCATTGCTATTAAATGCTCTTGTGAAATCAAAAAAAGCAGGAGTGGCCCGATTCGTATTCAGAAACACTGAGAATTTATGTGTTATCCATCCTTTAGATGAGATGTTGGTTGTTACCAAAATCAGATTCGAAGAAGAGATCCGAAGCCCTAAAGAAATTAAACTGAAAATAGAAAAAGGTATAACTAGCAAGGAATTAGAAATTGGTATGGCTTTAATTGCACAATATAGCGGTGATTTTGACATCAGTTCTTTTAAGGATGAGTACCGGGTAGAACTTTTAAGCATAATAAAGGCAAAAGCTAAAGGTAAACGCCCTATTATTAAGAAAATGAAATCTCAGCAAGCCAGCAGCAATGATCTTTATAGCCAATTAATGGAAAGCCTGACTAAGAAAAAGGGGGCTTAG
- a CDS encoding CHRD domain-containing protein produces MKTYSVKLFSGILMMAGIFLVLYSGCKKKSSAPEITYRTYTATVQLNGSNEVPMVTTTGNGTANITYSEQSKTIGYTITWQLGSATATTTGMHFHGADNGSNSTSSPIVIEIPGFSTTSSGTLTGSTRALNATEISQLLAGKWYVNIHSSNFTSGEMRGNIVLVAASTGNGGNNGGGGGNY; encoded by the coding sequence ATGAAAACTTATTCAGTCAAACTGTTTTCTGGCATCCTGATGATGGCAGGAATCTTTTTAGTTCTTTATTCAGGCTGTAAAAAGAAAAGCAGTGCACCTGAAATCACCTACAGAACTTATACAGCCACAGTACAGTTAAACGGTTCAAATGAGGTTCCTATGGTTACTACAACAGGAAATGGCACAGCAAACATCACTTATAGCGAGCAATCAAAAACTATTGGCTATACCATTACATGGCAGCTTGGATCTGCAACTGCAACTACTACAGGGATGCACTTTCACGGTGCCGATAATGGCTCCAACTCAACCAGTTCCCCAATTGTAATTGAAATCCCGGGGTTCAGCACTACAAGTTCAGGTACACTTACAGGAAGCACAAGAGCATTAAATGCCACAGAAATCAGTCAGCTTTTAGCAGGAAAATGGTATGTAAATATCCATAGCTCCAACTTTACAAGTGGCGAGATGAGAGGTAATATTGTTTTGGTTGCTGCAAGTACCGGTAACGGTGGAAACAATGGTGGTGGCGGTGGTAACTACTAA
- a CDS encoding UpxY family transcription antiterminator produces MKNGLENNWYIVYTFPNLEKKIYNELTKKNIKAYLPLQNVIRQWSDRKKEIKIPMFPNYVFINSTERERFNLLKIGGVLKFITFEGKPAVVSEDEISSIMKFETMVFEIETNLVSGDEVIIVDGPFTGLQGRLFLKRGKERLGVHLSSINQSLSVEVCSSSLRKVVSQNSYN; encoded by the coding sequence ATGAAAAATGGATTAGAAAATAATTGGTATATCGTTTATACCTTTCCCAATCTGGAGAAAAAAATCTATAACGAGCTAACAAAAAAGAACATAAAAGCTTATTTGCCATTACAAAATGTGATAAGGCAATGGAGTGATCGTAAAAAGGAAATAAAAATACCAATGTTCCCTAATTATGTTTTTATTAATTCTACAGAAAGGGAGCGTTTTAATCTATTGAAAATAGGAGGGGTATTAAAATTTATAACTTTTGAAGGTAAGCCTGCCGTAGTATCCGAAGATGAAATCTCGAGCATCATGAAATTTGAAACAATGGTTTTTGAGATAGAGACAAATCTTGTTAGTGGTGATGAGGTGATTATTGTTGACGGTCCATTTACAGGCTTACAAGGAAGATTATTTTTAAAAAGGGGAAAAGAACGTCTTGGCGTTCATTTAAGCTCTATTAATCAATCACTTTCTGTTGAAGTGTGTTCGTCTAGTTTAAGAAAAGTTGTAAGTCAAAATAGTTATAACTAA